Proteins encoded in a region of the Desulfovermiculus halophilus DSM 18834 genome:
- a CDS encoding methylenetetrahydrofolate reductase, translating to MSTKTPSTLEKVLNAGHLAVTSECGPPRGSDPEVIKKKAEMIRDHVDAINITDNQTSVTRMCSLAACIQLKLMGVEPVLQMVTRDRNRIALQSDILGAASFDIHNILCLSGDHQSFGDCSQGQNVHDLDSMQLIQTVRHMRDEGKFLGGDELKRPPQMFVGAAANPFADPFEIRVPRLAKKVAAGVEFIQTQCIFNLEKFEEWMKGVRDRGLDEKVHILAGITPFKSAGMARFMQKRVPGMDIPDHVVKRMSDTPKDKQAAEGITIAVESIQQLKECKGVHGFHVMAIEWEEKVPEIVERSGLHPRPAV from the coding sequence ATGAGCACGAAGACACCGAGCACGCTGGAAAAGGTCCTGAATGCCGGACACTTGGCTGTAACCTCGGAGTGCGGCCCGCCCCGGGGGAGCGACCCGGAGGTAATCAAGAAAAAGGCGGAAATGATCCGGGATCACGTGGATGCCATCAACATCACGGACAATCAGACCTCGGTCACCCGGATGTGCAGCCTGGCCGCCTGCATCCAGCTCAAGCTCATGGGTGTGGAGCCGGTGCTGCAGATGGTCACCCGGGACAGGAACCGCATTGCCCTGCAAAGCGATATCCTGGGTGCTGCGTCCTTTGATATCCACAATATCCTGTGCCTCAGCGGAGACCATCAGAGCTTCGGCGACTGTTCCCAGGGCCAGAACGTCCACGATCTGGACTCCATGCAGCTGATCCAAACCGTCCGGCACATGCGGGACGAAGGGAAATTTCTCGGTGGCGACGAGCTCAAGCGTCCGCCGCAGATGTTTGTCGGCGCGGCCGCCAACCCCTTCGCCGACCCGTTTGAGATCCGGGTGCCCAGACTGGCCAAAAAGGTGGCTGCCGGTGTGGAGTTCATTCAAACCCAGTGCATTTTTAACCTTGAAAAGTTCGAGGAATGGATGAAGGGGGTTCGGGACAGGGGCCTGGATGAAAAGGTCCATATCCTGGCCGGGATAACCCCCTTCAAGTCCGCGGGCATGGCCAGGTTCATGCAGAAGCGGGTGCCGGGCATGGATATTCCGGACCACGTGGTCAAGCGCATGTCCGACACTCCAAAGGACAAACAGGCTGCCGAGGGGATCACCATTGCCGTGGAATCCATCCAGCAGCTCAAGGAATGCAAGGGTGTCCACGGCTTTCATGTCATGGCCATTGAATGGGAGGAAAAGGTCCCGGAAATCGTTGAGCGCAGCGGCCTGCATCCCCGCCCTGCGGTATGA
- a CDS encoding AAA family ATPase, protein MKLAIAGKGGVGKTSFAVWLGDYLARQGEDVWMVDADTALSLGPALGLTPDQVPTPLVQNKDLIQERVGSGGFINMNPKVDDLASRLSTTVRGMHLLVMGTIAGAGGGCGCAANALLKAMLVHLIIQNTQWLIVDLEAGVEHLGRGTISSVDGLIVVSEPSVRSLNTAAEISRLAASLGLKNQALVLNRAAEGYTPPENMALPPVAAKVPALPSLVEQQQHTASVLDLPERDFLDQTCAAVLEHFK, encoded by the coding sequence ATGAAGTTGGCAATCGCTGGGAAGGGCGGGGTGGGCAAGACCTCGTTCGCCGTCTGGCTGGGCGATTATCTGGCCCGGCAGGGAGAAGACGTCTGGATGGTGGATGCCGACACCGCCCTGTCCCTTGGACCGGCCCTGGGGCTTACCCCGGACCAGGTCCCCACCCCGCTGGTGCAGAACAAGGATCTGATTCAAGAGCGGGTAGGCAGCGGGGGATTTATCAATATGAACCCCAAGGTCGACGACTTGGCCTCCCGCTTGAGCACGACCGTGCGGGGCATGCACCTGCTGGTCATGGGGACCATCGCCGGAGCGGGCGGAGGCTGCGGATGTGCGGCGAATGCTCTGCTCAAGGCCATGCTCGTGCACCTGATCATCCAGAACACCCAGTGGCTGATCGTGGACTTGGAGGCCGGGGTGGAACACCTGGGCCGGGGAACCATCTCCAGCGTGGACGGGCTGATCGTGGTCAGCGAACCCAGCGTGCGCAGCTTGAACACCGCAGCTGAGATCAGCAGGCTGGCGGCGAGCCTGGGGCTGAAGAATCAGGCCCTGGTCCTGAATCGGGCGGCCGAGGGGTACACCCCCCCGGAAAATATGGCTCTTCCCCCGGTGGCGGCCAAGGTCCCGGCCCTGCCCTCCCTTGTGGAGCAGCAGCAGCATACGGCATCGGTCCTGGATCTGCCTGAACGCGACTTTTTGGATCAGACCTGCGCCGCGGTCCTGGAGCACTTTAAGTAA
- a CDS encoding methylenetetrahydrofolate reductase C-terminal domain-containing protein, with amino-acid sequence MIVADRKPVEEIMDMVKDASSVLILGCNECVTVCEAGGKKEVAVLASTLRMSFLNQGKEVRVDERTLERQCDREYLEEVRDVADRYDAVVSLACGVGVQFMAETYPRLPVYPGVNTCFLGVTEERGLWTERCQACGQCILGQTAGICPISRCAKRLLNGPCGGSTKGKCEINPELPCAWQLIIDRLNALDRMEDYEKLMPVKDWTTDRAGGPRKVVREDVQS; translated from the coding sequence ATGATTGTTGCTGATCGGAAGCCAGTCGAGGAGATCATGGACATGGTCAAGGACGCCTCTTCCGTGCTTATCCTGGGCTGCAACGAATGCGTCACGGTCTGCGAAGCGGGCGGCAAGAAGGAGGTGGCGGTTTTGGCCTCCACCCTGCGCATGTCCTTTCTCAACCAGGGCAAGGAGGTGCGGGTGGATGAACGAACCCTGGAGCGCCAGTGCGACCGGGAATACCTGGAGGAGGTCCGGGATGTGGCTGACCGCTACGATGCCGTTGTTTCCCTGGCCTGCGGGGTGGGGGTGCAGTTCATGGCCGAAACCTATCCCCGCCTCCCGGTCTACCCCGGGGTGAACACCTGTTTTCTGGGGGTGACCGAAGAACGCGGCCTGTGGACGGAGCGCTGCCAGGCCTGCGGGCAATGCATCCTGGGGCAGACCGCGGGAATCTGTCCCATCTCCCGCTGCGCCAAGCGCCTGCTGAACGGTCCATGCGGGGGATCGACCAAGGGCAAGTGCGAGATCAACCCCGAGCTGCCCTGCGCCTGGCAGCTGATCATCGATCGCCTGAACGCCCTGGACCGGATGGAGGATTATGAGAAGCTGATGCCGGTCAAGGACTGGACCACGGACCGGGCCGGGGGGCCGCGAAAAGTCGTCAGGGAGGATGTGCAGTCATGA
- a CDS encoding NAD(P)-binding protein yields the protein MLHFNSSPAETSSAQTDLVGAVMVAGGGIAGMQAALDLANSGYAVYLVERASAIGGIMSQLDKTFPTNDCAMUIISPKLVEVGRHLNIELVTNAEVTAIQGKPGRFTVTVHQHPRYVDPAKCTSCGECAKVCPVSLPNSYDLGLSERKAAYKLYAQAIPGAYAIEKGDRAPCRLACPAGLNVQGYVQMVKQGKYKEALQIIMQELPLPGVLGRICPAGCEDACRRAELDEPLAIRSLKRLAADQFDPRDVEIPCAPERPEKVAIIGSGPAGLSCAYHLARKGITSTVFEASPQTGGMLRLGIPAHRLPREILDAEIEVITNLGVKIRTNTALGRDISVEELFSQGYASVYLALGAHKGMNLGIPGEKAQGVRQGVDFLREVNLQGAAEIGRHVVVVGGGNVAVDVSRAAKRLGAEKVTVLYRRSCDEMPALPEEVEGAQCEGIEFVYLAAPQEILVQDNQVAGLRCIRMELGEPDSSGRRRPVPVPDSEFDLDCDHIIPAIGQQPDLSAINEIPDLSFTRWGTIETDPVTFATGRAGVFAGGDLQTGPWVAIGAVAAGREAAESISRYLDGRDMAQGREALPAKEVPDWCALPEGQPPVPRVDMPELETEERTCTFHEVELGLDAQAGQAEAERCLNCGYCCECQQCVEACLAEAIDHGQKAQDLELEVGSVVLCPGNQVFDPAKLEEFYHHTSHPNVLTSLEFERYLSASGPTMGHLVRPSDHKEPTRIAWLQCVGSRDTNRCGNGYCSSMCCMYAIKEAVVAKEHASGELDCAIFNMDIRTFGKDFEKYYLRAKDKEGVRFIKARVHTVDPLPGCDDLSVRYVTENGEIVDETFDLVILSVGFESSPQTQALAERMGVELNASRFVHSSPFEPVNTSVPGIYACGIFQAPKDIPSSVADASAAACAAGRMLAPARHTRTKSLELPAELDVQGQEPRIGVFVCNCGINIGGVVNVPQVEEYAGTLAGVAYTSQNLFTCSEDAQQQMKEAIRENGLNRIVVASCTPKTHETIFMETLEACGLNKYLFEMANIRNQDSWVHADNPELATEKAKQLVHMAVARAAKLAPLHERRIPVTPRALVVGGGVAGMTAALSLGDQGFETYLVEKEKELGGLSRRLTKTIEGQDVQALIQDLAEKMHAHEKVQVLTESLIVNSQGFKGNFSTELIVGPAMYERRLEHGVTILATGGTEYQPTEYHYPDEDRVMTQIELADRLDRNGAGDLSSVVMIQCVGSRNQDNPNCSRICCQSAIKNALHIKRDNPDARVFVLYRDIRTYGLLEEYYTKARELGVIFIHFTPENPPQVVQSGDGLQVEVVDPILNRPLLIDADIVGLSSGLVAEDTEELAQIMKLARNAEGHFLEAHVKLRPVDMGTEGVFVCGTAHSPMLISEAIAQSLAAASRAVTYLSQEYLTLSAVTAKVDAEKCAACLICVRACPFGVPRINEEGVSEIDEALCQGCGVCAAECPAKAIELNWYEDVQIESEIDALLEGVL from the coding sequence ATGTTGCATTTCAATTCGTCTCCTGCGGAAACGTCCAGTGCCCAAACCGACCTGGTCGGAGCGGTTATGGTGGCCGGTGGAGGAATTGCCGGAATGCAGGCAGCCCTGGATTTGGCAAATTCCGGCTATGCAGTCTATCTGGTGGAACGGGCCTCGGCCATCGGCGGTATCATGTCCCAGCTGGACAAGACCTTTCCCACCAACGACTGCGCGATGTGAATCATCTCTCCCAAACTGGTCGAGGTCGGCCGGCACTTGAACATTGAGCTGGTGACCAATGCCGAGGTCACCGCAATTCAGGGCAAGCCTGGGAGATTTACCGTCACGGTCCATCAGCATCCCAGATATGTTGATCCCGCCAAATGCACAAGCTGCGGGGAATGCGCCAAGGTCTGCCCCGTATCCCTGCCCAACAGCTATGATTTGGGGCTTTCTGAACGCAAGGCGGCGTACAAGCTGTACGCCCAGGCCATCCCCGGAGCCTACGCCATCGAAAAAGGAGACCGAGCCCCCTGCCGCCTGGCCTGTCCAGCAGGGCTCAACGTGCAGGGCTACGTCCAGATGGTCAAACAGGGCAAATATAAAGAGGCCCTGCAGATCATCATGCAGGAGCTGCCCTTGCCCGGAGTCTTGGGCCGGATATGTCCGGCCGGATGTGAAGATGCCTGCCGCAGGGCGGAGCTGGACGAACCCCTGGCCATCCGCTCCCTGAAGCGTCTGGCCGCTGATCAGTTCGATCCCCGGGATGTGGAGATCCCCTGCGCTCCGGAACGACCGGAAAAGGTGGCCATCATCGGGTCCGGCCCGGCCGGGCTGTCCTGCGCCTACCATTTGGCCAGAAAAGGCATCACCAGCACTGTATTTGAAGCCAGCCCGCAGACCGGGGGCATGCTCCGGCTGGGCATCCCCGCCCATCGCCTGCCCCGGGAGATCCTGGATGCGGAGATCGAGGTCATCACCAACCTGGGGGTAAAGATCCGGACCAACACCGCCCTGGGCCGGGACATCAGCGTGGAGGAACTGTTTTCCCAAGGCTACGCCTCCGTCTATTTGGCCCTCGGCGCCCACAAGGGAATGAACCTGGGCATACCGGGGGAAAAGGCCCAGGGCGTCCGCCAGGGAGTGGACTTTCTGCGGGAGGTCAACCTCCAGGGCGCGGCGGAGATCGGCCGGCATGTGGTCGTTGTCGGCGGCGGCAATGTAGCTGTCGACGTCTCCCGGGCGGCCAAGCGTCTGGGGGCTGAGAAGGTGACCGTCCTCTATCGCCGTTCCTGCGACGAGATGCCGGCTCTGCCCGAAGAAGTGGAGGGGGCCCAATGTGAAGGGATCGAGTTCGTCTACCTGGCCGCCCCTCAGGAAATCCTGGTTCAAGACAATCAGGTGGCTGGATTGCGCTGCATCCGCATGGAACTCGGGGAGCCGGACTCTTCCGGCCGCCGGCGGCCGGTTCCGGTCCCGGACAGCGAGTTCGACCTGGACTGCGATCACATCATCCCGGCCATCGGCCAACAGCCGGATCTGTCAGCCATCAACGAGATCCCGGACCTGTCCTTTACCCGCTGGGGAACCATCGAGACCGATCCGGTCACCTTTGCCACCGGCAGGGCTGGGGTCTTTGCCGGCGGAGATCTGCAGACCGGTCCCTGGGTGGCCATCGGAGCGGTTGCCGCCGGACGGGAGGCCGCCGAATCCATCTCCCGCTATCTGGACGGCCGGGACATGGCCCAGGGACGGGAAGCCCTTCCGGCCAAAGAAGTCCCGGACTGGTGCGCCCTCCCTGAAGGGCAGCCCCCGGTTCCCCGGGTGGATATGCCCGAGCTGGAGACAGAGGAACGGACCTGCACCTTTCATGAGGTGGAGCTCGGCCTGGATGCGCAGGCCGGTCAGGCCGAGGCCGAACGCTGCCTGAACTGCGGATACTGCTGCGAATGCCAGCAATGCGTGGAAGCCTGCCTGGCCGAGGCCATCGACCACGGGCAAAAGGCTCAGGATCTGGAGCTGGAAGTGGGCTCGGTCGTCCTCTGTCCGGGCAATCAGGTCTTTGATCCGGCCAAGCTGGAGGAGTTCTACCACCACACCAGCCACCCCAACGTCCTGACCAGTCTGGAGTTCGAGCGTTACCTCAGCGCTTCCGGGCCGACCATGGGGCATCTGGTCCGCCCCTCGGACCACAAGGAACCCACCCGGATAGCCTGGCTGCAGTGCGTGGGCTCCCGGGACACGAACCGCTGCGGCAACGGCTACTGCTCCTCCATGTGCTGCATGTACGCCATCAAGGAGGCCGTGGTGGCCAAGGAACACGCGTCCGGAGAGCTGGACTGCGCCATATTCAACATGGACATCCGGACTTTCGGCAAGGACTTCGAGAAGTACTACCTGCGGGCCAAGGACAAGGAGGGAGTCCGGTTCATCAAGGCCAGGGTGCACACGGTTGACCCCCTGCCCGGATGCGACGACCTCTCGGTCCGCTACGTCACCGAAAACGGGGAAATCGTGGACGAGACCTTTGACCTGGTCATCCTCTCCGTGGGCTTTGAGTCCTCGCCGCAGACCCAGGCCCTGGCCGAGAGGATGGGTGTAGAGCTCAATGCCTCCCGGTTCGTGCACTCCTCCCCATTTGAACCGGTGAACACCTCGGTCCCCGGGATCTACGCCTGCGGCATCTTCCAGGCCCCCAAGGATATCCCCAGCTCGGTGGCCGACGCCAGCGCCGCGGCCTGTGCCGCCGGCCGCATGCTCGCTCCGGCCCGGCATACCCGGACCAAGAGCCTGGAGCTTCCGGCCGAGCTCGATGTCCAGGGCCAGGAGCCGCGGATCGGGGTTTTTGTCTGCAACTGCGGGATCAATATCGGCGGCGTGGTGAATGTGCCCCAAGTCGAGGAGTACGCCGGCACCCTGGCTGGTGTGGCCTACACCTCCCAGAACCTGTTCACCTGCTCCGAGGACGCCCAGCAGCAGATGAAGGAAGCCATCCGGGAAAACGGGCTGAACCGCATCGTGGTTGCCTCCTGCACCCCCAAGACCCACGAGACCATCTTCATGGAGACCTTGGAGGCCTGCGGGCTGAACAAGTATTTGTTCGAGATGGCCAATATCCGCAACCAGGACTCCTGGGTACACGCGGACAACCCGGAGCTGGCCACGGAAAAGGCCAAGCAGCTGGTGCACATGGCCGTGGCCCGGGCGGCCAAGCTTGCCCCTCTGCACGAGAGACGCATCCCGGTCACCCCCAGGGCCCTGGTCGTGGGCGGGGGCGTGGCGGGAATGACCGCGGCCCTCAGCCTGGGAGACCAGGGGTTTGAGACCTATCTGGTGGAAAAGGAGAAGGAGCTGGGGGGACTCTCCCGGCGGCTGACCAAAACCATTGAAGGCCAGGACGTCCAGGCCCTGATCCAGGACCTGGCGGAGAAAATGCACGCCCATGAAAAGGTCCAGGTCCTCACCGAATCCCTTATTGTGAACAGCCAGGGATTCAAGGGCAACTTCAGCACCGAGCTCATTGTCGGGCCGGCCATGTACGAGCGCAGGCTGGAGCACGGGGTGACCATTCTGGCCACCGGAGGCACGGAATACCAGCCCACTGAGTACCACTACCCGGATGAAGACCGGGTCATGACCCAGATCGAGCTGGCCGACCGGTTGGACCGGAACGGGGCCGGGGACCTCTCCTCGGTGGTCATGATCCAGTGCGTGGGCTCCCGCAACCAGGACAACCCCAACTGCTCGCGGATCTGCTGCCAGAGTGCGATCAAAAACGCTCTGCACATCAAGCGGGACAATCCGGACGCCCGGGTCTTTGTCCTCTACCGGGACATCCGGACCTACGGCCTGCTGGAGGAGTACTACACCAAGGCCAGGGAGCTCGGGGTCATCTTCATCCATTTCACTCCGGAAAATCCGCCGCAGGTGGTCCAGTCCGGGGACGGCCTCCAGGTGGAGGTTGTTGATCCCATTCTGAACCGCCCCCTGCTCATCGATGCGGACATCGTGGGCCTGAGTTCCGGACTGGTGGCCGAAGACACCGAAGAGCTGGCCCAGATCATGAAGCTGGCCAGAAACGCAGAAGGCCACTTTCTGGAGGCCCACGTCAAGCTGCGCCCAGTGGATATGGGGACCGAGGGGGTCTTTGTCTGCGGCACGGCCCACAGCCCCATGCTCATCTCCGAGGCCATCGCCCAGTCCCTGGCTGCCGCCTCCCGGGCAGTAACCTACCTGTCCCAGGAGTATCTGACCCTGTCCGCAGTCACGGCCAAAGTGGATGCGGAGAAGTGTGCAGCCTGCCTGATTTGTGTCCGGGCCTGTCCCTTCGGGGTCCCCAGAATCAACGAGGAGGGGGTCAGCGAGATAGACGAGGCCCTGTGCCAGGGCTGCGGGGTGTGCGCCGCGGAATGCCCGGCCAAGGCCATTGAGCTCAACTGGTACGAGGACGTCCAGATTGAAAGCGAAATCGACGCACTACTTGAGGGGGTCTTATGA
- a CDS encoding 50S ribosomal protein L11 methyltransferase: MGTWVEDDLSFLFFTAPSDGQVRSLEGLFPQVRLLDSYTMSYEDWVGGPLEPFSVGSVHICPVWSTEDAPDDEETLYLDPGVVFGGGSHQTTLDCLKALNFLARRGERGRLLDLGSGTGVLSLAAARLGWEQVVAVDLNPLAAWTTQANIARNMLTDQVLAVQGRAEAILHIPARTVVANIHYDVMARILHTKAFRAARSFVLSGLLRSQAMTVLQELRGLGAAIDGVLEDGTWFTLVGRHQACPD; the protein is encoded by the coding sequence TTGGGCACCTGGGTCGAGGACGACCTCTCCTTTCTCTTTTTCACTGCCCCCAGCGATGGCCAGGTCCGCAGCCTGGAAGGGCTTTTCCCCCAGGTCAGGCTCTTGGACAGCTATACCATGAGCTATGAGGACTGGGTCGGGGGACCGTTGGAGCCCTTCAGCGTCGGCTCTGTTCATATCTGTCCGGTATGGAGCACAGAGGATGCCCCGGATGATGAAGAGACTCTGTACCTGGATCCCGGGGTGGTTTTCGGAGGCGGGAGCCATCAGACCACGCTGGATTGTCTGAAGGCCTTGAATTTTCTGGCCCGCAGGGGTGAACGGGGACGGCTGCTCGATCTGGGCAGCGGAACCGGGGTCCTGTCTTTGGCTGCGGCCAGGCTGGGCTGGGAGCAGGTTGTGGCTGTGGATCTCAATCCCCTGGCCGCCTGGACCACCCAGGCCAATATCGCCCGGAACATGCTGACCGACCAGGTGCTGGCCGTTCAGGGCCGGGCGGAGGCAATTCTGCACATCCCGGCCCGGACCGTAGTGGCCAACATCCACTACGATGTCATGGCTCGAATCCTGCATACAAAAGCCTTTAGGGCCGCCCGGAGCTTTGTCCTGTCCGGTCTGCTCCGGTCCCAGGCCATGACCGTGCTCCAGGAGCTGCGGGGGCTCGGGGCTGCAATAGACGGGGTGCTGGAAGACGGAACATGGTTTACCCTTGTGGGTCGGCATCAGGCCTGTCCGGATTGA
- a CDS encoding response regulator, translating to MTTKRILVVDDDPDFVSVVQNKLEKLNCSVDVAYDGVEGWDRVNANLPDIIVLDVMMPVKDGFQMCKELKADSRTADIPVVMLTAVADHIADTSYTQYDAMSMEAEDYIPKGPDCTDQVVKSVREFLEI from the coding sequence ATGACCACAAAGAGAATCCTCGTTGTCGACGATGATCCGGATTTCGTCAGCGTTGTGCAGAACAAACTCGAAAAGCTCAACTGCAGCGTGGATGTGGCTTATGACGGTGTGGAGGGCTGGGACCGGGTGAACGCCAACCTTCCGGACATCATTGTTTTGGATGTCATGATGCCGGTCAAGGACGGGTTCCAGATGTGCAAGGAGCTCAAGGCCGACTCCAGGACCGCCGACATCCCGGTGGTCATGCTTACTGCTGTTGCCGATCACATAGCGGACACCAGCTATACCCAATACGATGCCATGAGCATGGAAGCCGAGGATTACATCCCCAAGGGACCGGACTGTACGGATCAGGTCGTCAAAAGCGTCCGGGAGTTCCTGGAGATCTGA
- a CDS encoding hydrogenase iron-sulfur subunit: MSQGFVPIIIAFCCNAUGYSAADLAGSMRLNYPSDIKIVRVPCTGKVDLVHILHAFEKGADGVFIVGCLEGDCRYKTGNLRAKKRVEQARAILDQVGVGGERVGMYNLSSGEGPRFAQYAAEMDQTVRGLGPNPLKAARKPKAA, from the coding sequence ATGAGCCAAGGCTTTGTGCCCATCATCATCGCCTTTTGCTGCAACGCCTGAGGCTATTCAGCCGCGGACCTGGCAGGTTCCATGCGACTGAATTATCCCTCGGACATCAAGATCGTACGGGTTCCGTGCACCGGCAAGGTAGACCTGGTGCATATCCTGCACGCCTTTGAAAAAGGGGCGGACGGGGTCTTTATTGTCGGCTGCCTGGAGGGGGACTGCCGGTACAAGACCGGCAACCTGCGGGCCAAAAAACGGGTCGAGCAGGCCCGGGCCATCCTGGATCAGGTCGGCGTGGGCGGTGAACGGGTGGGCATGTACAACCTGTCATCCGGGGAAGGCCCCCGCTTTGCCCAGTACGCCGCTGAGATGGACCAGACCGTCCGTGGTTTGGGGCCCAATCCCTTAAAGGCGGCCCGGAAGCCGAAAGCAGCGTAG
- a CDS encoding AAA family ATPase, with protein sequence MSLSIAFSGKGGTGKTTLAGLLVRYLIKHGKGPILAVDADSNYNLNEVLGVQVDETLGGVRERMKKGDVPSGMTKDRFMSMQLEQAIVEADDFDLVVMGQPEGQGCYCAANTLLSDFLSKLTANYQSIVMDNEAGMEHISRLTTKNIDTLLVVSDPSRRGLQAAQRIKELAQSLNIGVKDIHLILNNAREEPSQAVLDIIEQAGMKLLGVVYADQTLAEYDMTGRPTAELPEDNPVVQSAFAMFDTIVP encoded by the coding sequence ATGTCCTTGTCCATAGCGTTTTCCGGAAAAGGAGGAACAGGCAAGACCACCCTGGCCGGACTGCTTGTGCGGTATCTCATAAAACACGGCAAGGGTCCCATCCTGGCGGTTGACGCCGACTCCAACTACAATCTGAACGAGGTCCTCGGAGTGCAGGTGGACGAAACCCTGGGAGGAGTCCGGGAACGGATGAAGAAAGGGGATGTGCCCAGCGGAATGACCAAGGACCGGTTCATGTCCATGCAGCTGGAGCAGGCCATAGTCGAGGCCGACGATTTCGATCTGGTGGTCATGGGCCAGCCTGAAGGCCAGGGCTGCTACTGCGCGGCCAATACCCTGCTCAGCGATTTCCTGAGCAAGCTGACCGCCAACTACCAAAGCATCGTCATGGACAACGAGGCCGGAATGGAGCATATCAGCCGGCTGACCACCAAGAACATCGATACCCTTCTGGTTGTATCCGATCCCTCCAGACGCGGGCTGCAAGCCGCCCAGCGGATCAAGGAGCTGGCCCAGTCCCTGAATATCGGAGTCAAAGACATTCACCTCATTTTGAACAACGCCCGGGAAGAACCGTCCCAGGCCGTGCTGGACATCATCGAGCAGGCCGGCATGAAGCTGCTGGGCGTGGTCTACGCGGACCAGACCCTGGCCGAATACGACATGACCGGCCGTCCAACGGCAGAGCTTCCGGAGGACAATCCCGTAGTCCAGAGCGCCTTCGCCATGTTTGATACAATTGTTCCCTAA
- a CDS encoding methylenetetrahydrofolate reductase: MKSKLEAGEFVLLAEIEPPKGVDVSEMVTNVTRIKGLVDGCVVPEMNSAVMRMSSLGGAVLLQGIGMPAIMQLNCRDRNRLALQADLLAAYACGVRGIMTVTGDDPRFGDHPQTKPVNDIQLMDLLQTVSRLQQGRDMAGIELKGAPSFKVGSTINPGVDKDGLDQEVKDFQAKLDAGVTYFITPALFELESIAPFLEAASAHRFKLIPSVLLLKSLGMARYIARNIQHIHIPDSVLRRIQKAGDKERECVKIAAETAAMIKNAGFGGVILTTMGWERKLPEIIEAMRG; the protein is encoded by the coding sequence ATGAAATCCAAACTCGAGGCCGGGGAATTCGTTCTCCTGGCGGAAATTGAGCCCCCCAAGGGCGTGGACGTGTCCGAAATGGTCACCAACGTCACCAGGATCAAGGGGCTGGTGGATGGATGCGTGGTTCCGGAGATGAACAGTGCGGTCATGCGCATGAGTTCCCTGGGCGGTGCCGTTCTCCTTCAGGGGATCGGGATGCCGGCCATCATGCAACTCAACTGTCGGGACCGGAACCGCTTGGCCCTGCAGGCCGATCTGCTGGCCGCATATGCCTGCGGCGTCCGGGGGATCATGACCGTAACCGGCGACGACCCCCGCTTCGGTGACCACCCCCAGACCAAACCGGTCAACGACATCCAACTCATGGACCTTCTGCAGACCGTGTCCAGGCTCCAGCAGGGCCGGGACATGGCCGGGATCGAGCTCAAAGGAGCCCCCAGCTTCAAGGTCGGTTCGACCATCAATCCCGGAGTGGACAAGGACGGGCTGGACCAGGAGGTCAAAGACTTTCAGGCCAAGCTGGACGCCGGTGTCACCTATTTCATCACCCCGGCTCTGTTCGAGCTCGAATCCATCGCTCCCTTTCTGGAGGCGGCATCCGCCCATCGGTTCAAGCTCATACCCTCGGTCCTGCTCCTCAAGTCCCTGGGCATGGCCCGCTATATCGCCCGCAACATCCAGCACATCCACATTCCGGACTCAGTCCTGCGCCGAATCCAGAAGGCCGGGGACAAGGAACGGGAATGCGTGAAGATCGCCGCAGAAACAGCGGCCATGATCAAGAACGCAGGTTTCGGAGGCGTGATCCTGACCACCATGGGATGGGAACGAAAACTCCCTGAAATTATAGAAGCAATGCGAGGATGA